The nucleotide window CAGCTGGCCGAGAAGCTGGCTGATCTCTTCGACCAATACCAGGTCTACCGGGCCGACTGGCTCAACGCCTGGGCCGCCGGCCAGGACGTGATCATCAACGGCCGTGGCGAGCCGCAGCCCCTGGACGGGGCCAACCGCTGGCAGGCCAAGCTGTGGCGGGCCCTGGAGGCGGACGTGCCGGCCGAGCTTCGCCACACCAGCCGGGCCGGCCTGCACCAGGACTTCCTGGACGCCTGCGCCGCCCTGGACGCGCGCCCCGCCGGCCTGCCCAGGCGCATCCTGGTGTTCGGCATTTCCTCCCTGCCCAACCAGGTGCTGGAAATGCTCAGCGCCATCAGCCGCCACTGCCAGGTGCTGCTGCTGGTCAACAACCCCTGCCGCCACTACTGGGGCGACATCATCGACGGCCGCGAGCTGCTGCGCATCGAGCGCCGCCGCCACCGCAACAAGCCCGGCCTGGGCTCCGGCGACGAGCTGCACAGCCAGTCCAATGCGCTGCTGGCGGCCTGGGGCAAGCAGGGCCGGGACTACATCGGCCTGCTGTACCAGTACGACGAGCCCGAGTCCTACCGGGACAACTTCCAGAAGATCGACCTCTTCGACGACTACCAGGGCACGCACCTGCTGGCCCGGCTGCAGCAGGACATTCTCGATCTGGAGCCGCTGCCGGCCGCGCCCAGAACCCTGGCCGAAGACGACCAGTCGCTGCAGTTCCACATCGCCCACAGCCGCCAGCGGGAGCTGGAAGTGCTCCACGACCAGCTGCTGGCCCTGTTCGAACAGTACCAGGCCAGGGGCGAGCGCCTGCGCCCCAGGGACATCATCGTCATGGTGCCGGACATCGCCCAGTACGCCCCCCACATCGAGGCGGTATTCGGCCAGCTGGACAGGCGTGACCCCCGCCATATCCCCTATACGCTCTCCGATCGCACCGAACGCAGCTTCAACCCCATGCTGCTGGCCCTGGAGCGGCTCCTGGAGCTGCCCCGCTGGCGTTTCGGGGTCTCGGAGATCCTCGATCTGCTGGACGTGCCGGCGCTCAGGGCCCGCTTCGACCTCAGCGAAAGCCAGCTGCCGCTGCTGCGCCAGTGGGTGGAGGGGGCCGGCGTCCGCTGGGGCCTCAACGGCGACCAGCGCGCCCGGCTGGACCTGCCGGACTGGGAGGAAAACGGCTGGCTGTTCGGCCTGCGCCGCATGCTGTTGGGCTACGCCGTCGGCGACGGCGAGCCCCTGGCCGGCATCGAACCCTATGACGAAGTGGCCGGCCTGGACGCCGCCCTGGTGGGCCCCCTGGCCGATCTGCTCGCCGTGCTGGAACGGCACTGGCGGGCCCTGTGCGAGCCCGCCACAGTGGACGACTGGTGCCAGCGGCTCCAGGCGCTGCTGGCCGACTGCTTCGCGCCCCAGTCGGAGCAGGACACCCACACCCATAGCCGCCTGCTGGAGCTGCTGGATGCCTGGCAGGACGACTGCCACCAGGCCGGCCTCAGCGAGGCCCTGCCCCTGAACGTGGTGCGCGAGGCCTGGCTGGCCGGCCTGGACGACAGCGGCCTTAGCCAGCGTTTCCTGGCCGGCGCCGTCAACTTCGCCACCCTGATGCCCATGCGCGCCATTCCCTTCAAGGTGGTGTGCCTGCTGGGCCTGAACGACGGCGACTACCCGCGCAGCCAGCAGCCGGTGGACTTCGACCTCATGCACCTGGCCGGCCAATACCGGCCCGGCGACCGTTCCAGGCGCGAGGACGACCGCTACCTGTTCCTGGAGGCGCTGCTGTCGGCCCGGGACCGGCTCTACCTGTCCTGGCTGGGCCGCAGCGAGCAGGACAACACCGAGCGGCCGCCGTCGGTGCTGCTGGGCCAGCTGCGCGACCATATCCAGGCCGGCTGGGCCCTGCCGGGCGGCCGCAAGGTGCTGGAGCAGCTGACCCGGGTCCACCCGCTGCAACCCTTCAGCCGCAACTACTTCGACGGCTCAGGCCCCTTCACCTATGCCGCCGAATGGCGGGCCCAGCTGGAGGCGCCGGAAGCGGCCATCGGCGAGCTTGCCTTCCAGGCCCTGACCGAGCCCCTGACCCTCAAGGCCTTGGGCGCCTTCCTGCGCCAGCCGGTGCGGCTGTTCTTCAACGAGCGCCTGAAGATCTGGTTCGACGACGCCTCAGCGGCCCCGGGCGACGAGGAACCCTTTGCCCTGGGGGGGCTAGACCGCTACCAGCTGGCCGACGAGCTACTCAGCCAGGCCCTGGCCCAAGGCCCGGAGGCCATAGAGCCGACCCTGGCCCGCCAGCGCCGCCGCGGCCAGTTGCCCGCCGCCGCCTTTGCCGAGCTGGCCCAGGCCGAGCTCACCGAGCCGGCCCGGGCCGCCTTTGACAACGCCAGTGCCCTCCTGGCCCGCTTCCACCAGCCGGTGGCCGCCCTGGAGCTGGATCTGGCCCTCGGCGAGGGGCTGTGCCTGCAGGACTGGCAGGGCGAGCTGCGCCGGGACGACACCGGCCAGCTGGCCCAGCTGCTGCTGCGCCCCGGCGAGCTGGCGCCCAAGGGCAAGGTCAAGTACCACCACCTGCTGCGGCCCTGGGCCCGGCACCTGGCCCTGTGCGCCGCCGGCCATGGGCCGACCACCCTGGTCAGCGGCGCCGATACCGTGCTGGCCCTGCGCCCCCTGGCCCAGGCCCCCGCCCTGGCCCACCTCAAGGCCCTGGCCAAGGCCTACCAGGCCGGCCTCAACCAGCCGCTGCCCCTGCCCCAGGCCGCCGCCTTCGCCTACCTGGAGGCCCTGGCCAAGGGCGAGGAGCAGGCCCTGGCCAGGGCCGCCAGCCGCTACAACCACGACGACTTCAACGGCACGGGTGAAGTGGACAAGGATCCCTACCTGGCCCGGGCCTTCCCGGCCTTCGAGCAGCTGGACGGCGACGCCTTCCAGGCCCTGGCCAAGGATCTCTACCAGCCCCTGCTGGATTGCCTGGAGGAACACAGGTGAGTTTCGAGCCCCTCAAGCCCCTGGCCTTTCCCCTGCACGGCAGCCGCCTGATCGAGGCCAGCGCCGGTACCGGCAAGACCTACACCATCGCCGCCCTCTACCTGCGCCTGGTGCTGGGCCACGGCGGCGCCAACGGCCACGGCGCACCCCTGACGCCGCCGCAGATCCTGGTGGTGACCTTCACCGAGGCGGCCACCCAGGAACTGAAAGACCGCATTCGCGCCCGCCTCACCGAGGCCGCCGCCGTGTTCGGCGGCGCCGACACCACGGATCCGCTGCTGCACAGCCTCAAGGCCGATTTCGACCCGGACGCCTGGCCCGGCTGCGCCCGCCGCCTGACCCTGGCCGCCCAGTGGATGGACGAAGCCGCCATCCACACCATCCACGGCTGGTGCAACCGCATGCTGCGGGCCCATGCCTTTTCCTCCGGCAGCCTGTTCAACCTGACCCTGGAAACCGACCTCAGCGAGCTGCTGGATCAGGCCATCAAGGACTACTGGCGCCGCCACTACTACCCCCTGGGCCCGGACCAGCTGGCCCCCATCCAGGCCCTTTGGCCGACCCCGGACAAGTTCAAGGAGGCGGTGCGACCCTGGCTCGGCCTGGCCGAACCCCTGGCCGGCGACCTGGGCCCACTGCTGGCCGAGCAGCAGGCCCAGCGCCTGGAACAACTGGCGCCGCTCAAGGCCCAGTGGCGCCAGTGGCTGCCGGAGGTGGCCGAGCTGCTGGAGCAGGCCCTGGCCGCCAAGGTGCTGAGCGGCAACAAGGTGCGCAAGGGCACCTTGGAGAAGTTCCTCAACGGCCTCGGCGACTGGCTGGCCGACGAACACCGGCTCAGGCCGGAGCTGCCCGACAGCGCCTGGAGCCGCTTCACCCCGGACGGCCTGGCCGACGCCGCCAACAAGGGCAAGGCGGCCCCACAGCACCCGGCCTTCACCGCCCTGGCCGAGCTGCCGCAACAACTGGACGCCCTGCCCCAGGACCGGGAGCTGCTCATCCGCCACGCCGCCACCTGGATACAACAACGCCAGGAACAGGAAAAGCACCACAGCGCCACCCTGGGCTTCGACGACCTGCTGACCCGGCTGCAGGGCGCCCTCGGCGGCGACCAGGGCCAGGCCCTGGCCCAGCTGATCCGCCAGGAATACCCGGTGGCGATGATCGACGAATTCCAGGACACAGACCCCACCCAGTACGGCATCTTCGCCAGGGTCTATGGCCTGGGCCAGAGTTCAACCAGCCCTGACGAGTCAGTACATGAGCAGTCTGAGGCAGGCAGAACCGGGATTTTCCTGATCGGCGACCCCAAGCAGGCCATCTACAAGTTCCGCGGCGCCGACATCTTCACCTACCTGCAGGCCAAGACCGACACCGCCGGCCGCCACTACACCCTGGGCCGCAACTACCGCTCCACCCAGGCACTGGTGGCCGCCGTCAACGGCGTCTTCGAGCAGGGCGAGCAGCACCCGGACGGCGCCTTCCTGTTCAAGGACGCCATCCCCTTCATCCATGTGGATGCCCAGGGCCGTAAGGAAGTGCTGACCATTCAAGACAAGCCCCAGCCGCCGCTCACCGCCTGGCAGCTGGACACGGACCAGCCGGTGGCAACGACCCAGTACCGCAGCGCCCTGGCCGACAGCTGCGCCAGCAAGATGGTGCGGCTGCTGAACCTGGGCCAGCAGGGCCAGGCCGGCTTCGACAGCAAGGGTGAGTTCGAGCCGCTCAGGCCCAAGCACATGGCGGTGCTGGTCCGCGCCAAGACCGAGGCCGACGCCATCCGCGCCGCCCTGGCCGAGCGCGGCGTCCAGTCCGTGTACCTGTCCGACAAGGAATCGGTGTACCAGAGCCAGGAGGCGGTGGATCTGCTGGCCTGGCTCAGGGCCAGCGCCGAGCCCGAGAACCACCGCCTGCTGCGGGCCGCCCTGGCCACCCCCACCCTGGCTCTCGACTGGGCCCGGCTGGACCAGCTCAACAGCGACGAGCTGGCCCTGGAGGCCCAGGTGGAAAGGCTCAAGGGCTACCAGGACAGTTGGCGCCACCAGGGGCCCCTGCCGCTGGTGCGGGCCTGGCTGAAGGACTTCCAGGTGCCGGGCCGCCTGCTGGCCAGGCCGCTCGGTGAGCGATCGCTGACCAACCTGCTGCACCTGGCCGAGCTGCTGCAGCAGGCCGCCACCACCCTGGACGGCGAACAGGCGCTGATCCGCCACCTGGAGGCCCACCTCAGCGACGCCGGCGGCCAGGAGCAGATCCTGCGCCTAGAATCCGACGCCGATCTGGTCAAGGTGGTCACCATTCACAAATCCAAGGGCCTGGAATACCCCCTGGTGTTCCTGCCCTTTATCTGCGGCTTCCGCCCCGAGGAAGGCAAGGGCGAGTTCGTCAGCTACCACGAAAACGGCAGACGCCGCCTGGATCCCCACAAGCACCCGGACAGCATCCAGAAGGCCGACCGCGAGCGCCTGGCCGAGGATCTGCGCCTGCTGTACGTGGCCCTGACCCGGGCCAAGCACGCCTGCTGGCTGGGCCTGGCCGCCATCAAGGGCCGCGGCAGGGACAGCGCCCTGCACAAGAGCGCCATCGGCCAGCTGCTGGGCGGCGGCCAACCCCTGGATCCCCAGGCCCTAAGTGAGCGCCTGCAAGCCTGGCAGGCCGCCATCCCCGGCCTGGTGGTCGAGGCCCTGCCGGACGCCAGCGACGACGGTTTCCTGCCCAGCGACCAGGGCCAGCCCCTGGGCCAGGCCCGCACCTTTACCGGCCCGGTGGCGGAAAACTGGTGGATTTCCTCCTACTCGGCCCTGAAGCTGGCCGAGGGCGAACGCATCGCCGCCGATACCGCCCAGGGCGAGCAGCTGCTGGAAGAGCGCGAAGAACCCAAGATCAGTCCCAGGGCCAGCACCGGCGACGACATGCACCACTTCCCCCGCGGCCCGGAGCCCGGCACCTTCCTGCACGGCCTGCTGGAATGGGCCGCCGAGCATGACTTCAAGCCGGATCCGACGGAGCTGGCCGAGATGCTGCGCCGCCGCTGCGCCCTGCGCGGCTGGGAAAAGTGGGCCCAGCCCCTGGACCGATGGCTGCAGCACTACCTGTCGGCGCCCATGACCCTGCCGGTGGGCGATCCCGTGGCCCTGTCGGGGCTCAAGGCCCACCAGGCGGAGATGGAGTTCTGGTTCGACGCCCACCGGGTCGATCTGGCCGCCCTGGACCGCCTCATTGCTGCCGAGGTGCTGCCGGGCCGGAGCCGACCGGCGCTGACCCCGGGCCTGCTCAACGGCATGCTCAAGGGCTTCATCGACCTGGTGTTCGAGCACCAGGGCCGCTTCTTTGTTGCCGACTACAAGTCCAACTGGCTGGGCGAGGACGACGCCGCCTACGGCCAGGAGGCCATGGCCCAGGTGGTGCTGGATAAGCG belongs to Gallaecimonas sp. GXIMD4217 and includes:
- the recC gene encoding exodeoxyribonuclease V subunit gamma yields the protein MQPGLSVIHANKLEDLRDLLVQFLKTSPLPVLEKETFLVQSNGMAQWLKLALAHDEGLGICAATDMQMPGRFLWQAYRAVLGQGAVPPSSVYDKPRLRWRLLRLLPTLLGDADFAPLHRFLDRDHDCRKRWQLAEKLADLFDQYQVYRADWLNAWAAGQDVIINGRGEPQPLDGANRWQAKLWRALEADVPAELRHTSRAGLHQDFLDACAALDARPAGLPRRILVFGISSLPNQVLEMLSAISRHCQVLLLVNNPCRHYWGDIIDGRELLRIERRRHRNKPGLGSGDELHSQSNALLAAWGKQGRDYIGLLYQYDEPESYRDNFQKIDLFDDYQGTHLLARLQQDILDLEPLPAAPRTLAEDDQSLQFHIAHSRQRELEVLHDQLLALFEQYQARGERLRPRDIIVMVPDIAQYAPHIEAVFGQLDRRDPRHIPYTLSDRTERSFNPMLLALERLLELPRWRFGVSEILDLLDVPALRARFDLSESQLPLLRQWVEGAGVRWGLNGDQRARLDLPDWEENGWLFGLRRMLLGYAVGDGEPLAGIEPYDEVAGLDAALVGPLADLLAVLERHWRALCEPATVDDWCQRLQALLADCFAPQSEQDTHTHSRLLELLDAWQDDCHQAGLSEALPLNVVREAWLAGLDDSGLSQRFLAGAVNFATLMPMRAIPFKVVCLLGLNDGDYPRSQQPVDFDLMHLAGQYRPGDRSRREDDRYLFLEALLSARDRLYLSWLGRSEQDNTERPPSVLLGQLRDHIQAGWALPGGRKVLEQLTRVHPLQPFSRNYFDGSGPFTYAAEWRAQLEAPEAAIGELAFQALTEPLTLKALGAFLRQPVRLFFNERLKIWFDDASAAPGDEEPFALGGLDRYQLADELLSQALAQGPEAIEPTLARQRRRGQLPAAAFAELAQAELTEPARAAFDNASALLARFHQPVAALELDLALGEGLCLQDWQGELRRDDTGQLAQLLLRPGELAPKGKVKYHHLLRPWARHLALCAAGHGPTTLVSGADTVLALRPLAQAPALAHLKALAKAYQAGLNQPLPLPQAAAFAYLEALAKGEEQALARAASRYNHDDFNGTGEVDKDPYLARAFPAFEQLDGDAFQALAKDLYQPLLDCLEEHR
- the recB gene encoding exodeoxyribonuclease V subunit beta codes for the protein MSFEPLKPLAFPLHGSRLIEASAGTGKTYTIAALYLRLVLGHGGANGHGAPLTPPQILVVTFTEAATQELKDRIRARLTEAAAVFGGADTTDPLLHSLKADFDPDAWPGCARRLTLAAQWMDEAAIHTIHGWCNRMLRAHAFSSGSLFNLTLETDLSELLDQAIKDYWRRHYYPLGPDQLAPIQALWPTPDKFKEAVRPWLGLAEPLAGDLGPLLAEQQAQRLEQLAPLKAQWRQWLPEVAELLEQALAAKVLSGNKVRKGTLEKFLNGLGDWLADEHRLRPELPDSAWSRFTPDGLADAANKGKAAPQHPAFTALAELPQQLDALPQDRELLIRHAATWIQQRQEQEKHHSATLGFDDLLTRLQGALGGDQGQALAQLIRQEYPVAMIDEFQDTDPTQYGIFARVYGLGQSSTSPDESVHEQSEAGRTGIFLIGDPKQAIYKFRGADIFTYLQAKTDTAGRHYTLGRNYRSTQALVAAVNGVFEQGEQHPDGAFLFKDAIPFIHVDAQGRKEVLTIQDKPQPPLTAWQLDTDQPVATTQYRSALADSCASKMVRLLNLGQQGQAGFDSKGEFEPLRPKHMAVLVRAKTEADAIRAALAERGVQSVYLSDKESVYQSQEAVDLLAWLRASAEPENHRLLRAALATPTLALDWARLDQLNSDELALEAQVERLKGYQDSWRHQGPLPLVRAWLKDFQVPGRLLARPLGERSLTNLLHLAELLQQAATTLDGEQALIRHLEAHLSDAGGQEQILRLESDADLVKVVTIHKSKGLEYPLVFLPFICGFRPEEGKGEFVSYHENGRRRLDPHKHPDSIQKADRERLAEDLRLLYVALTRAKHACWLGLAAIKGRGRDSALHKSAIGQLLGGGQPLDPQALSERLQAWQAAIPGLVVEALPDASDDGFLPSDQGQPLGQARTFTGPVAENWWISSYSALKLAEGERIAADTAQGEQLLEEREEPKISPRASTGDDMHHFPRGPEPGTFLHGLLEWAAEHDFKPDPTELAEMLRRRCALRGWEKWAQPLDRWLQHYLSAPMTLPVGDPVALSGLKAHQAEMEFWFDAHRVDLAALDRLIAAEVLPGRSRPALTPGLLNGMLKGFIDLVFEHQGRFFVADYKSNWLGEDDAAYGQEAMAQVVLDKRYDLQYVLYCLALHRLLKARLGPDYDHERYFGGALYLFLRGQGCFCDRPGPALLARLDALFAKEADHDA